The proteins below come from a single Aegilops tauschii subsp. strangulata cultivar AL8/78 chromosome 6, Aet v6.0, whole genome shotgun sequence genomic window:
- the LOC141020561 gene encoding peroxidase 45-like has translation MHSMAKLAAAVVVQVAVISPFAAAQLRADYYAGVCPSLEAIVRSSVKQSMVKSPISAPATLRLFFHDCAATGCDASVMIISSTGDDENANDYTLKLEGFQTILDAKAAVDSDPQCRYKVSCADIIALATRESVSQSGGPNYTVELGRYDGRKSMDRSVRLPHPGDNLDNLNAFFSTLGLSQTDMIALSGGHTLGAADCGFFKYRIGGNDQSMNPSFDAQLQGTCAKQNFAFLDDVTPIGFDNFYYRNLQNGRGLLGSDQVLYTDERSRGTVDFYAANQGTFFSDFAVAMTKLGRVRVKTAADGEIRRDCRYPN, from the exons ATGCATTCCATGGCAAaactcgccgccgccgtcgtcgtccaAGTGGCTGTCATCTCACCGTTCGCGGCCGCGCAGCTGCGGGCGGACTACTACGCCGGGGTCTGCCCCAGCCTGGAGGCCATTGTCCGGAGTTCCGTGAAGCAGTCTATGGTGAAGTCCCCCATCTCCGCGCCCGCCACCCTCCGGCTCTTCTTCCACGACTGCGCCGCCACG GGCTGTGACGCATCGGTCATGATCATCAGCTCCACCGGAGACGACGAGAACGCCAACGACTACACGCTGAAGCTGGAGGGGTTCCAGACGATCCTGGACGCCAAGGCCGCCGTGGACAGTGACCCGCAGTGCCGTTACAAGGTGTCCTGCGCTGACATAATCGCCCTTGCCACAAGAGAGTCCGTCTCCCAG AGCGGAGGGCCGAACTACACAGTGGAGCTGGGCAGGTATGACGGGAGGAAGTCGATGGACAGAAGTGTCAGGCTGCCGCACCCCGGCGACAACCTCGACAACCTCAACGCCTTCTTCTCAACCTTGGGCCTCTCCCAGACCGACATGATCGCACTATCAG GTGGCCACACCTTGGGCGCGGCGGACTGCGGCTTCTTCAAGTACAGGATCGGTGGTAACGACCAGAGCATGAACCCGAGCTTCGACGCGCAACTCCAGGGTACATGTGCCAAACAGAACTTCGCGTTCCTGGACGACGTGACACCGATAGGGTTCGACAACTTCTACTACCGGAACCTGCAGAACGGCAGGGGCCTCCTGGGGTCCGACCAGGTGCTATACACGGACGAGAGGTCCCGCGGCACTGTGGACTTCTACGCGGCCAACCAGGGCACGTTCTTCTCCGACTTCGCCGTCGCCATGACAAAGCTCGGCAGGGTCCGGGTCAAGACGGCCGCTGATGGCGAGATACGTCGTGACTGCCGGTACCCGAACTAA
- the LOC109777441 gene encoding peroxidase 45-like → MANLGSLASLPAIVVVVEVAIFSSFAAAQLRPDYYASVCPNLEGIVRYSVKQSMVKSPISAPATLRLFFHDCAVMGCDASVMIISPTVDDKWRNYDDYSLKPEGFQTILDAKAAVDSDPQCRYKVSCPDIIALAARESVSQSGGPNYTVELGRYDGKISTRNSVMLPHVDDNLDSLNAFFYTLGLSQIDMIALSGAHTLGAADCGFFQHRTKGRDPSMNPSFDAQLQGTCARQNSAFLDDVTPVGFDNSYFQLLQKGRGLLGSDQVLYTDERSRGTVDYYSSNQGTFFYDFSVAMTKLGRVGVKTAVDGEIRRDCRYPN, encoded by the exons ATGGCGAACCTCGGGTCGTTAGCCTCACTCCCCGCCATTGTCGTCGTGGTCGAAGTCGCTATCTTCTCGTCATTCGCAGCCGCGCAGCTGCGGCCGGACTACTATGCCAGCGTCTGCCCCAACCTGGAGGGCATTGTCCGGTACTCCGTGAAGCAGTCCATGGTCAAGTCCCCCATCTCCGCGCCCGCCACCCTCAGGCTCTTCTTCCACGACTGCGCCGTCATG GGCTGCGACGCATCGGTCATGATCATCAGCCCAACCGTCGACGACAAATGGCGGAACTACGACGACTACTCGCTGAAGCCGGAGGGCTTCCAGACGATCCTGGACGCCAAGGCTGCCGTGGACAGCGACCCTCAGTGCCGTTACAAGGTGTCTTGCCCCGACATAATCGCCCTCGCCGCAAGAGAGTCCGTCTCC CAGAGCGGAGGGCCCAACTACACAGTGGAGTTGGGAAGGTACGATGGGAAGATCTCGACAAGGAACAGCGTCATGCTGCCGCACGTCGACGACAACCTTGACAGCCTCAATGCCTTCTTCTATACCCTAGGCCTCTCCCAGATCGACATGATCGCATTATCAG GTGCCCACACCTTGGGCGCGGCGGACTGCGGCTTCTTCCAGCACAGGACCAAGGGCAGGGACCCTAGCATGAACCCGAGCTTTGACGCGCAGCTTCAGGGCACCTGTGCCAGGCAGAACTCCGCGTTCCTGGACGACGTGACACCAGTGGGATTTGACAACTCCTACTTCCAGCTCCTGCAGAAAGGCAGGGGCCTCCTAGGCTCCGACCAGGTGTTGTACACAGACGAGAGATCACGCGGTACCGTAGACTACTACTCATCCAACCAGGGCACCTTCTTCTACGACTTTAGCGTGGCCATGACAAAACTAGGCAGGGTTGGGGTCAAGACGGCCGTTGACGGCGAGATACGCCGTGACTGTCGATATCCAAATTAG